Proteins from a genomic interval of Rhodococcus rhodochrous:
- a CDS encoding cryptochrome/photolyase family protein: MARPSIIWFRRDLRLNDLPTLLSATEAADDVLALFVLDDALLRPSGARRRDFLMGCLRALDRDLGGRLLVVEGDPVTLVPQVAAEFDATAVHISSDHGPYGTRRDRAVAEALGDVPLVATGSPYAVTPGRVTKPDGTVYKVFSAFRRAWNDHGWHTPAATGPDTADWVDPSGCSARVPIPEAGYEPAPPPGEAAALVRWREFLDDGLERYATDRDRPAFDGTSGLSPYLKFGCIHPRTLLHDMRNRSDDGAVTFRSELAWRDFYADVLFQRPETARTNYNSDFDAITYDSGPDADALFAAWCEGRTGFPIVDAGMRQLLAEGVMHNRVRMIVASFLTKDLHLPWWRGARHFMKHLVDGDLASNQHNWQWTAGSGTDAAPYFRVFNPTRQGEKFDPRGEYVRRWVPELRSIDGARVHSLPDGPPDGYPEPVVDHAHERRVALDRYERIRSPR, translated from the coding sequence ATGGCCCGCCCCAGCATCATCTGGTTCCGTCGTGATCTCCGACTGAACGATCTGCCCACCCTGCTCTCGGCGACCGAGGCCGCCGACGACGTCCTCGCCCTGTTCGTCCTCGACGACGCACTGCTCCGCCCGTCCGGGGCCCGCCGGCGCGACTTCCTCATGGGATGCCTGCGAGCCCTCGACCGGGATCTCGGCGGGCGCCTGCTCGTCGTCGAGGGAGACCCGGTGACCCTGGTGCCGCAGGTCGCCGCCGAGTTCGATGCGACCGCGGTCCACATCAGCTCGGATCACGGGCCCTACGGCACGCGACGTGACCGGGCGGTCGCCGAAGCGCTCGGCGACGTCCCGCTGGTGGCCACCGGCTCGCCGTATGCCGTCACGCCGGGCCGCGTGACGAAACCCGACGGCACTGTATACAAGGTGTTCTCGGCCTTCCGCCGCGCCTGGAACGACCACGGATGGCACACACCCGCGGCGACCGGACCGGACACCGCCGACTGGGTCGACCCGAGCGGCTGCTCCGCACGCGTGCCGATTCCCGAGGCGGGCTACGAACCCGCACCTCCCCCCGGAGAGGCGGCCGCGCTGGTGCGGTGGCGCGAATTCCTCGACGACGGTCTCGAGCGGTACGCCACCGACCGCGACCGGCCGGCCTTCGACGGCACGAGCGGCCTGTCGCCCTATCTGAAATTCGGCTGTATCCATCCGCGGACCCTGCTGCACGACATGAGGAACCGGTCCGACGACGGGGCCGTCACCTTCCGCAGCGAACTGGCGTGGCGCGACTTCTACGCCGACGTCCTGTTCCAGCGGCCCGAGACCGCCCGGACCAACTACAACAGCGACTTCGACGCCATCACCTACGATTCCGGACCCGACGCCGACGCCCTGTTCGCGGCATGGTGCGAGGGCCGGACGGGATTCCCGATCGTGGACGCCGGGATGCGGCAGCTTCTCGCCGAGGGCGTCATGCACAATCGGGTGCGGATGATCGTCGCGTCGTTCCTGACGAAGGATCTGCACCTGCCGTGGTGGCGCGGGGCACGACATTTCATGAAGCATCTGGTGGACGGCGATCTGGCGTCCAACCAACACAATTGGCAGTGGACGGCAGGTAGCGGCACCGACGCCGCTCCCTACTTCCGGGTGTTCAATCCGACCCGGCAGGGCGAGAAGTTCGATCCGAGGGGTGAATACGTGCGCAGGTGGGTACCCGAACTGCGGAGCATCGACGGCGCTCGTGTGCACAGCCTGCCCGACGGCCCTCCGGACGGATATCCGGAACCGGTCGTCGATCACGCACACGAACGTCGCGTCGCTCTGGACAGATACGAGCGGATTCGCTCACCCCGATGA
- a CDS encoding fasciclin domain-containing protein, whose amino-acid sequence MNITARKSLAAVGIGAMSLLGVAACSDDSGSDTDETTMEETVEETIVEETTTAATGTAAPAAGPVGPGCADYVAANPTGPSSVEELANQPVAEAAGNVPILTTLTQAVSGQLNPDVNLVETLNGGEFTVFAPVDDAFAALPPETVQTLQTDSALLTDILTYHVVPGELTTADIAGTQTTVQGGTVEVAGEGEMWTVNDANVICGGIETENATVYLIDGVLMPQQ is encoded by the coding sequence ATGAACATCACTGCGCGCAAGAGCCTGGCCGCCGTCGGAATCGGTGCGATGTCCCTGCTGGGTGTCGCGGCATGCTCCGACGATTCGGGGAGCGACACGGACGAGACCACGATGGAGGAAACCGTCGAGGAGACCATCGTCGAGGAAACCACCACTGCTGCAACGGGAACCGCTGCTCCCGCTGCCGGCCCCGTCGGCCCGGGTTGTGCCGACTATGTCGCCGCGAACCCGACCGGCCCGTCGTCCGTCGAGGAACTCGCGAACCAGCCTGTCGCCGAGGCCGCCGGAAACGTGCCGATCCTGACCACTCTCACGCAGGCCGTATCCGGCCAGCTCAACCCCGACGTCAACCTGGTCGAGACACTCAACGGTGGCGAGTTCACCGTCTTCGCACCGGTCGACGACGCGTTCGCCGCCCTGCCGCCGGAGACCGTCCAGACGCTGCAGACGGATTCGGCTCTGCTCACCGACATCCTCACCTACCACGTGGTTCCCGGTGAGCTGACCACCGCCGACATCGCCGGCACGCAGACCACCGTCCAGGGCGGCACCGTCGAGGTCGCCGGCGAGGGTGAGATGTGGACCGTCAACGACGCCAACGTCATCTGCGGTGGCATCGAGACCGAGAACGCCACCGTGTACCTGATCGACGGCGTTCTCATGCCCCAGCAGTAA
- a CDS encoding alpha/beta hydrolase family protein, which translates to MDNVEDLRPAHVLVLPGGRPVGTTPPRPWHPSQLRMRLFTDALRLRLSKYDIAVDLVDYRYCGWNDDHMSPVRDGLRAIESVTRRRGDVRFGLVGHAMGARAIAHLAAQHGVESLVALAPWWPADDADLIPAGRHLLVAHGTEDTRTDPRMAQSQTMAAGDRGVNTRWRPLPGAGHFLLTDPRWWADTTADFLTCTLAGKPTTCPGDDHAS; encoded by the coding sequence ATGGACAACGTCGAGGATCTCCGACCGGCTCACGTACTCGTGTTGCCCGGTGGGCGTCCGGTCGGCACCACACCGCCACGTCCGTGGCATCCGTCGCAGCTGCGCATGCGTCTGTTCACCGATGCACTGCGCCTGAGGCTGAGCAAGTACGACATCGCGGTCGACCTCGTCGACTACCGGTACTGCGGGTGGAACGACGATCACATGAGCCCGGTCCGCGACGGTCTGCGGGCGATCGAGTCGGTGACCCGGCGTCGTGGGGACGTCCGGTTCGGTCTGGTCGGGCACGCGATGGGTGCGCGGGCGATCGCGCATCTCGCGGCCCAGCACGGAGTCGAGTCGCTCGTCGCCCTGGCTCCGTGGTGGCCGGCCGACGACGCCGACCTGATCCCTGCGGGCCGGCACCTGCTGGTCGCGCACGGTACGGAGGACACCAGGACCGATCCACGGATGGCGCAGAGCCAGACGATGGCGGCGGGAGACCGGGGCGTGAACACGCGCTGGCGGCCCCTGCCCGGAGCCGGACATTTCCTCCTCACCGACCCGCGCTGGTGGGCCGACACCACGGCCGATTTCCTCACGTGCACACTGGCGGGGAAACCGACCACGTGCCCCGGAGACGACCATGCATCCTGA
- a CDS encoding ArsR/SmtB family transcription factor, which produces MHGFEVLADPVRRRILELLAGGPQAAGEIAAAIGREFSISQPAVSQHLKILRDQRFAAVHKDGTRRYYELDPAVLVELEDWLAGLHPPVFAALDALETEIARGKRERRSCDAVPPALPASDERRKSS; this is translated from the coding sequence ATGCACGGGTTCGAGGTCCTCGCAGATCCGGTTCGCCGCCGCATTCTCGAACTGCTCGCGGGAGGCCCGCAGGCGGCCGGTGAGATCGCCGCGGCGATCGGCCGGGAGTTCTCCATCTCCCAGCCGGCGGTCTCGCAACATCTCAAGATCCTGCGCGACCAGCGGTTCGCAGCTGTCCACAAGGACGGCACCCGCCGCTACTACGAACTCGATCCCGCGGTCCTCGTCGAACTCGAGGACTGGCTGGCGGGTCTGCATCCCCCGGTCTTCGCGGCTCTGGACGCGCTGGAGACCGAGATCGCGCGCGGCAAGCGTGAGCGGCGGAGCTGCGACGCCGTCCCGCCCGCGCTCCCTGCTTCCGACGAGAGAAGGAAATCCTCATGA
- a CDS encoding TIGR01777 family oxidoreductase, which translates to MGIEFSSAVDAPRDEVFDWHSRPGAILRLIPPWQPMSVVAEADSLESGTAVLGLPGGLRWISRHRPEDYDPPARFVDELSHDGLLSRPATVIGSWRHEHRFDVVDEFRTRVTDRVDTPVPGRFLTQTFRYRHRQLADDLASHRWSHAQGIRPGTVAVTGSSGLVGTALTAFLSTGGYQVVRLVRRKPQRPDERRWDPQDPAPDLLEGVDAVVYLAGASIAGRFTDSHKAAIRDSRIEPTRRLAELAATTPNGPATFVSASAIGFYGYDRGDTPLDEKASRGTGFLADVVADWEAAAHPAEKKGMRVVHVRTGIVQTPRGGTLQLMRPLFASGLGGRLGDGRQWFSWIDIDDLLEVYHRALTDPGLAGPVNAVAPQPVRNEEYTRVLASVLHRPALLPVPGFGPRLLLGDEGAREVAQADQFVVPKALIDVGHRFRRPDLEASLRHQLGHILEEP; encoded by the coding sequence ATGGGCATCGAATTCTCGAGCGCCGTCGACGCACCGCGTGACGAAGTGTTCGACTGGCACTCCCGTCCCGGCGCCATCCTCCGTCTGATCCCGCCCTGGCAACCGATGAGCGTCGTCGCCGAGGCCGACTCCCTCGAATCCGGCACGGCCGTCCTCGGTCTCCCCGGCGGACTACGCTGGATCTCCCGGCACAGACCCGAGGATTACGATCCACCAGCGCGTTTCGTCGACGAACTCTCCCACGACGGTCTGTTGTCGCGCCCCGCCACCGTCATCGGCTCGTGGCGCCACGAACACCGCTTCGACGTCGTCGACGAATTCCGCACCCGCGTCACCGATCGCGTCGACACGCCGGTACCGGGCCGTTTCCTCACCCAGACCTTCCGTTACCGGCATCGCCAGCTCGCCGACGATCTCGCGAGCCACCGCTGGTCGCACGCGCAGGGCATCCGGCCCGGGACGGTCGCGGTGACGGGATCGAGCGGACTCGTGGGTACCGCCCTGACGGCATTTCTGTCCACGGGTGGCTACCAGGTCGTCCGCCTGGTGCGCCGGAAACCGCAGCGCCCCGACGAACGACGCTGGGACCCGCAGGATCCGGCGCCCGACCTGCTCGAAGGCGTCGACGCCGTCGTCTACCTCGCGGGCGCGTCGATCGCGGGACGGTTCACCGACTCCCACAAGGCCGCGATCCGCGACAGCCGCATCGAACCGACACGCCGACTCGCCGAACTCGCCGCGACGACACCCAACGGTCCTGCGACCTTCGTCTCCGCGTCCGCGATCGGCTTCTACGGTTACGACCGAGGAGACACACCGCTCGACGAGAAAGCGTCACGTGGAACGGGTTTCCTCGCCGACGTCGTCGCCGACTGGGAGGCCGCGGCACATCCCGCGGAGAAGAAGGGCATGCGGGTCGTGCACGTGCGCACCGGCATCGTCCAGACACCTCGCGGCGGAACGCTCCAGTTGATGCGGCCGCTGTTCGCGAGTGGTCTCGGAGGCCGGCTCGGCGACGGCCGGCAGTGGTTCTCCTGGATCGACATCGACGACCTCCTCGAGGTCTATCACCGCGCCCTCACCGACCCGGGCCTGGCCGGGCCGGTGAACGCCGTTGCACCGCAACCGGTGCGCAACGAGGAGTACACCCGAGTACTGGCGTCGGTGCTGCACCGTCCCGCACTGCTGCCCGTCCCCGGTTTCGGCCCACGGTTGCTGCTCGGCGACGAGGGTGCACGCGAGGTCGCCCAGGCCGATCAGTTCGTCGTCCCGAAGGCGCTGATCGACGTCGGGCACCGGTTCCGGCGTCCCGATCTCGAAGCGTCGCTGCGCCATCAACTCGGCCACATCCTGGAGGAGCCGTGA
- a CDS encoding DUF5313 family protein: protein MMSSARPNFLQRIGYMFGRALPPEMRQWVRDDVLGPGGTRRYLLRWNLPIIPLLLLFLLIPGPVWIPIAMMLLLLLPWVYFSVALMPIWQRHRLQQHGLDPELLSAKARARAAREREDYERRFGRAS, encoded by the coding sequence ATGATGAGTAGTGCACGACCGAATTTTCTGCAGCGGATCGGCTACATGTTCGGTCGCGCGCTACCGCCCGAGATGCGGCAGTGGGTACGCGACGACGTCCTGGGCCCCGGCGGAACACGCCGCTACCTGCTGCGATGGAATCTGCCGATCATCCCGCTGCTCCTGCTGTTCCTGCTGATCCCGGGGCCGGTGTGGATCCCGATCGCGATGATGCTGTTGCTGCTGCTGCCGTGGGTCTACTTCTCGGTGGCGTTGATGCCCATCTGGCAACGGCACCGCCTCCAGCAGCACGGTCTCGATCCGGAGCTGCTCAGCGCGAAGGCACGCGCCCGCGCCGCGCGCGAACGAGAGGACTACGAGCGCCGTTTCGGCCGCGCGTCCTGA
- the rraA gene encoding ribonuclease E activity regulator RraA translates to MSDAPAFTATADLADEIGPDIRSCDTQFIQFGGRTEFVGPITTIRCFQDNLLVKQTLSEPGNGGVLVVDGGGSIHTALVGDIIAGRGVDNGWAGVIVNGAVRDSAILRTLDIGIKALGTNPRKSTQTGSGEKNVPVEIGGVTFNPGEIVYSDSDGVVVRAEN, encoded by the coding sequence ATGAGTGACGCCCCTGCCTTCACAGCCACAGCAGACCTCGCCGACGAGATCGGCCCGGACATCCGCAGCTGCGACACGCAGTTCATCCAGTTCGGCGGCCGCACCGAGTTCGTCGGCCCCATCACCACCATCCGCTGCTTCCAGGACAACCTGCTCGTCAAGCAGACTCTCTCCGAGCCGGGCAACGGCGGCGTGCTCGTCGTCGACGGCGGTGGCAGCATCCACACCGCGCTCGTCGGCGACATCATCGCCGGTCGCGGTGTCGACAACGGCTGGGCCGGGGTCATCGTCAACGGCGCGGTCCGCGACTCCGCGATCCTGCGCACGCTCGACATCGGTATCAAGGCCCTCGGCACCAACCCGCGCAAGAGCACCCAGACCGGCTCCGGTGAGAAGAACGTGCCCGTCGAGATCGGCGGCGTGACGTTCAACCCGGGCGAGATCGTCTACAGCGACTCCGACGGCGTCGTCGTCCGCGCCGAGAACTGA
- a CDS encoding RNA-binding S4 domain-containing protein, with the protein MSDAFDVPIRDESIRLGQFLKLASLIESGAEAKEVIADGLVSVNGDVEVRRGRQLKVGDVVEIAGASARVAHE; encoded by the coding sequence ATGTCCGACGCATTCGATGTACCGATCCGTGACGAGTCGATCCGGCTCGGTCAGTTCCTCAAGCTCGCAAGCCTCATCGAGTCGGGTGCGGAGGCCAAGGAAGTGATCGCCGACGGCCTGGTGTCGGTCAACGGTGACGTGGAGGTGCGTCGCGGCCGTCAGCTGAAGGTGGGCGACGTGGTGGAGATCGCCGGGGCGAGCGCGCGGGTCGCGCACGAATAG
- a CDS encoding SDR family oxidoreductase has translation MSGKRVLVTGATGYIGGRLAPRLLEAGYRVRVLARSPDKLRDVPWADDVEIVRGDLDDAESLHEACRDIDVVYYLVHSMGGRDEFVDAEKRAAQNVADAARDTGVSRIVYLGGLHPESGDLSPHLYSRAQVGRILTDSGVPTLVLQAGVVIGSGSASFEMIRHLSNRLPVMTTPRWVNNRIQPIAVRDVLHYLVAAADAPLPRSGTYDIGGPDVLRYGEMMQQYSEVAGLTKRRILVLPVLTPKLAGLWIGLVTPIPPPLGRALLESLSTDAVMRNRDVDSIIPPPESGLTGYRDAVRLALGRIERGEVETTWTNASPVGAPADPLPSDPDWAGEVVFTDERSLESDSSPEKVFAVVESIGGENGWYSFPLAWTIRGWLDRFVGGVGLHRGRRDPKTLHTGDALDFWRVERIERPTLLRLRAEMRAPGGAWLEWRVEPLESGRSRVHQRAIFFPRGVAGRLYWYALVPFHGIIFRGMLENIAGTAGR, from the coding sequence GTGAGCGGAAAGCGAGTCCTGGTCACCGGAGCGACCGGTTACATCGGTGGCCGGCTCGCTCCACGCCTGCTCGAGGCGGGTTACCGGGTACGGGTGCTCGCGCGCAGCCCCGACAAACTGCGCGACGTGCCGTGGGCCGACGACGTCGAGATCGTCCGCGGCGACCTCGACGACGCCGAATCGCTGCACGAGGCGTGTCGCGACATCGACGTCGTGTACTACCTGGTGCATTCGATGGGCGGCCGCGACGAGTTCGTCGACGCGGAGAAGCGGGCCGCACAGAACGTCGCCGACGCGGCACGCGACACCGGAGTCTCCCGCATCGTGTACCTCGGTGGGCTGCACCCGGAGTCGGGTGATCTCTCACCGCACCTGTATTCGCGCGCCCAGGTCGGACGCATCCTGACGGATTCCGGTGTGCCGACGCTCGTGCTGCAGGCCGGGGTCGTGATCGGTTCGGGTTCGGCGTCGTTCGAGATGATCCGGCACCTGAGCAACCGGCTCCCCGTCATGACCACTCCGCGCTGGGTGAACAACCGGATCCAGCCCATCGCGGTGCGCGACGTCCTGCACTATCTGGTCGCCGCCGCCGATGCACCCCTCCCCCGCAGCGGCACCTACGACATCGGTGGGCCCGACGTGCTGCGGTACGGCGAGATGATGCAGCAGTACTCGGAGGTCGCCGGTCTGACGAAACGCCGGATCCTCGTCCTTCCCGTCCTCACCCCGAAGCTCGCCGGTCTGTGGATCGGTCTGGTCACGCCGATCCCTCCGCCTCTCGGCCGGGCGCTCCTCGAATCGCTGTCGACCGACGCGGTGATGCGCAATCGCGACGTCGACTCGATCATCCCCCCACCGGAATCCGGCCTCACCGGTTACCGCGACGCCGTCCGGCTCGCCCTCGGCCGTATCGAACGGGGAGAGGTCGAGACGACGTGGACGAACGCGTCACCGGTCGGTGCACCCGCCGATCCGCTTCCGTCCGATCCGGACTGGGCCGGCGAGGTCGTCTTCACCGACGAACGGTCACTCGAGTCGGATTCGTCTCCGGAGAAGGTGTTCGCCGTCGTCGAGAGCATCGGCGGCGAGAACGGTTGGTATTCCTTCCCGTTGGCGTGGACCATCCGCGGCTGGCTCGACCGGTTCGTCGGCGGCGTCGGACTCCACCGGGGTCGCCGCGACCCGAAGACCCTGCACACCGGCGACGCCCTGGACTTCTGGCGCGTCGAACGGATCGAACGCCCGACGCTGCTCCGCCTGCGCGCGGAGATGCGGGCACCCGGCGGGGCGTGGCTCGAATGGCGGGTCGAGCCTCTGGAGTCGGGTCGGTCGCGCGTGCACCAGCGGGCGATCTTCTTCCCGCGCGGCGTCGCCGGCCGTCTCTACTGGTACGCGCTGGTTCCCTTCCACGGCATCATCTTCCGCGGGATGCTCGAGAACATCGCGGGCACCGCCGGCCGCTAG
- a CDS encoding lipocalin family protein, which yields MRRSRHGVRGLAAAFIAAAGALLFATPAAAAPLTPVPELDVNRYVGQWYQLAANPAPYNIDCARDTTAFYTLLDERNVRVENSCTTFTGDRRGIIGSARVNDTAALHVSFPGVPFQDSLDGPSNYIVTYLADDYSWAFVGDPTRISGFVLSRSPVVSDDAWREIRNVVEASGYNSCLMLTSPTTEGLQEIKPLCTV from the coding sequence ATGCGTAGGTCCCGACACGGCGTTCGGGGGCTTGCGGCGGCGTTCATCGCCGCCGCAGGCGCGCTCCTGTTCGCCACGCCCGCCGCCGCAGCCCCGCTCACCCCGGTTCCCGAGCTCGACGTGAACCGATATGTGGGGCAGTGGTATCAGCTCGCCGCCAATCCGGCTCCCTACAACATCGACTGCGCTCGCGACACGACGGCGTTCTACACGCTGCTCGACGAACGCAACGTGCGCGTGGAGAACTCGTGCACCACGTTCACCGGTGATCGTCGCGGGATCATCGGGAGCGCTCGTGTGAACGACACTGCTGCACTGCACGTGTCGTTCCCGGGGGTGCCGTTCCAGGATTCGCTCGACGGACCGAGCAACTACATCGTCACGTATCTCGCGGACGATTACTCGTGGGCATTCGTCGGTGACCCGACGCGCATCTCCGGATTCGTACTGTCGCGTTCGCCCGTCGTGAGCGACGACGCGTGGCGCGAGATCCGGAACGTCGTCGAGGCGAGCGGGTACAACTCGTGCCTGATGCTCACCTCGCCCACCACCGAGGGACTGCAGGAGATCAAACCGCTCTGCACCGTGTGA
- a CDS encoding AMP-dependent synthetase/ligase, with protein sequence MTTTTRVSEEKVDRAVIDNRAPSVARLLLDRVSTTPDAEAFRFPDGAGGWTSVTWEQTGDRVRLLAAGLISLGIESEDRVALASSTRYEWVLSDLAVMCAGAATTTVYPTTHADDVAFIVADSGSRIVIAEDAGQVEKLVSHRGDLPDVAKVVVVDGTGDGDWVINFDELAELGRSLLAEDSGAVLNRIHSIRAEHLATLIYTSGTTGKPKGVRLPHSAWTYEAAAIDALHMLSSDDLQYLWLPLSHVFGKVLLTLPLQIGFPTAVDGRVDKIVENLAVVRPTFMGAAPRIFEKAHARVEGMMEEEGGAKKKIFDWAVGVGRKVSKAKQAGRSPGLLAKLQHGLADKLVFSTIRERFGGHLRFFISGSAALNPEVGEWFDAVGIPVLEGYGLTETSAATFVNRPYANRIGTVGWPVPGTEVRIAEDGEVLVRGPGVMTGYHNRPDATAESLSDDGWFHTGDIGSLDDEGYLRITDRKKDMFKTSQGKYVAPSSLAATFKGMCPYASEIVVYGEGRPYCVALVALDPESIGEWANKNGVSGSFEDIARHDKTHELVSGYIDDLNLQLNRWEQIKKFTIIERELSIESGDLTPSMKLRRKVVVDNFADRLAGLYEG encoded by the coding sequence ATGACGACAACAACGCGCGTCTCCGAGGAAAAGGTCGACCGAGCGGTCATCGACAACCGGGCTCCCTCGGTCGCCCGCCTGTTGCTCGACCGAGTGTCCACCACGCCCGACGCCGAGGCCTTCCGCTTCCCCGACGGGGCCGGCGGCTGGACCTCGGTCACCTGGGAACAGACCGGAGACCGGGTGCGGCTGCTCGCGGCCGGCCTGATCTCCCTGGGCATCGAATCCGAGGACCGTGTGGCCCTCGCATCGTCCACCCGGTACGAATGGGTGCTCTCCGACCTCGCCGTCATGTGCGCGGGCGCCGCGACCACCACCGTCTACCCCACCACCCACGCCGACGACGTGGCGTTCATCGTCGCCGACTCCGGCAGCCGCATCGTCATCGCCGAGGACGCCGGGCAGGTCGAGAAGCTCGTGAGCCACCGCGGCGATCTGCCCGACGTGGCGAAGGTCGTGGTCGTCGACGGCACCGGCGACGGTGATTGGGTCATCAACTTCGACGAGCTCGCCGAACTGGGCCGCAGCCTGCTCGCCGAGGACTCCGGAGCGGTGCTCAACCGCATCCACAGCATCAGGGCCGAGCACCTGGCCACACTCATCTACACCTCGGGCACCACCGGCAAGCCCAAGGGCGTGCGCCTGCCGCACTCGGCGTGGACCTACGAGGCCGCCGCCATCGATGCGCTGCACATGCTCAGCTCCGACGACCTGCAGTATCTGTGGCTGCCGCTGTCGCACGTCTTCGGCAAGGTGCTGCTCACCCTCCCCCTGCAGATCGGCTTCCCCACCGCGGTGGACGGGCGCGTCGACAAGATCGTCGAGAACCTCGCGGTCGTCCGCCCGACCTTCATGGGTGCGGCCCCTCGCATCTTCGAGAAGGCCCACGCGCGCGTCGAGGGAATGATGGAGGAGGAAGGCGGCGCCAAGAAGAAGATCTTCGACTGGGCCGTGGGCGTGGGCCGGAAGGTCTCGAAAGCGAAGCAGGCCGGCAGGTCGCCCGGACTGCTCGCCAAGCTGCAGCACGGCCTCGCCGACAAGCTGGTCTTCTCCACCATCCGCGAACGCTTCGGTGGTCACCTGCGGTTCTTCATCTCCGGTTCGGCGGCGCTCAACCCCGAGGTCGGCGAATGGTTCGACGCCGTCGGCATCCCCGTCCTCGAGGGTTACGGCCTCACCGAAACCTCTGCCGCGACATTCGTCAACCGTCCCTACGCCAACCGCATCGGCACGGTGGGCTGGCCCGTCCCGGGCACGGAGGTCCGCATCGCGGAGGACGGCGAGGTGCTCGTCCGCGGCCCCGGTGTGATGACCGGCTACCACAACCGGCCCGACGCGACCGCCGAGTCGCTCTCCGACGACGGATGGTTCCACACCGGCGACATCGGCAGCCTCGACGACGAGGGCTATCTGCGCATCACCGACCGCAAGAAGGACATGTTCAAGACGTCGCAGGGCAAGTACGTCGCCCCGTCGTCGCTGGCAGCGACCTTCAAGGGCATGTGCCCATACGCCTCGGAGATCGTCGTCTACGGCGAGGGCAGGCCCTACTGCGTGGCGCTGGTGGCGCTCGATCCGGAATCCATCGGCGAATGGGCGAACAAGAACGGTGTGAGCGGGTCGTTCGAGGACATCGCACGGCACGACAAGACCCACGAACTCGTCTCCGGCTACATCGACGATCTGAACCTGCAGCTCAATCGGTGGGAGCAGATCAAGAAGTTCACGATCATCGAGCGTGAACTGTCGATCGAATCGGGCGATCTGACGCCGAGCATGAAGTTGCGCAGGAAGGTCGTCGTCGACAACTTCGCCGACAGGCTGGCAGGCCTCTACGAAGGGTGA